One genomic window of Solanum dulcamara chromosome 10, daSolDulc1.2, whole genome shotgun sequence includes the following:
- the LOC129870059 gene encoding uncharacterized protein LOC129870059 isoform X1, with protein sequence MGKNQAYKAMQRARLGSSSGGPDEVDDGMVDGSFHTPEWHAARLASLKTSHTVTWEEFKQKQKEEEVRKGELEADKDKMMREYRAQLDAERASKLSQGRNHSSSKHSRKKDKKDKDTKKQRSKKRKRSRRYSDSSSSSSSSESSSSDDEDRESRKSRSKSKRRKKEKKRQSRSRLKQSTSDDEANGPLPLSRFFGSIKS encoded by the exons atggGAAAAAATCAAGCTTACAAAGCTATGCAGCGAGCTAGGCTGGGTTCTAGCTCAGGCGGACCTGATGAAGTTGATGATGGAATG GTGGATGGTTCTTTTCATACACCAGAGTGGCATGCGGCTCGTTTGGCAAGTCTCAAAACTTCTCATACAGTTACCTGGGAAGAGTTCAAACAGAAACAGAAG GAAGAAGAAGTGAGAAAAGGAGAGCTAGAAGCAGACAAAGATAAAATGATGAGGGAATACAGGGCTCAGCTAGATGCTGAAAGGGCCAGTAAGCTCTCTCAGGGAAGGAATCATTCCAGCAGTAAACACAGTCGCAAAAAGG ATAAGAAGGACAAAGATACAAAGAAACAGAGAAGCAAAAAGAGAAAG CGTTCAAGGAGATACTCTGATTCCAGCTCTTCAAGCTCATCGTCTGAATCTTCAAGTTCTGACGATGAAGATAGAGAATCCAGAAAATCAAGATCCAAGTCTAAgagaaggaagaaagaaaagaagcgCCAGTCGAGGTCGAGGTTGAAGCAGTCTACAAGCGATGATGAAGCTAATGGTCCTTTGCCACTTTCTAGATTCTTTGGCAGCATAAAAAGCTAA
- the LOC129870059 gene encoding uncharacterized protein LOC129870059 isoform X2: MGKNQAYKAMQRARLGSSSGGPDEVDDGMVDGSFHTPEWHAARLASLKTSHTVTWEEFKQKQKEEEVRKGELEADKDKMMREYRAQLDAERASKLSQGRNHSSSKHSRKKDKKDKDTKKQRSKKRKFIFEDLQNGLV, translated from the exons atggGAAAAAATCAAGCTTACAAAGCTATGCAGCGAGCTAGGCTGGGTTCTAGCTCAGGCGGACCTGATGAAGTTGATGATGGAATG GTGGATGGTTCTTTTCATACACCAGAGTGGCATGCGGCTCGTTTGGCAAGTCTCAAAACTTCTCATACAGTTACCTGGGAAGAGTTCAAACAGAAACAGAAG GAAGAAGAAGTGAGAAAAGGAGAGCTAGAAGCAGACAAAGATAAAATGATGAGGGAATACAGGGCTCAGCTAGATGCTGAAAGGGCCAGTAAGCTCTCTCAGGGAAGGAATCATTCCAGCAGTAAACACAGTCGCAAAAAGG ATAAGAAGGACAAAGATACAAAGAAACAGAGAAGCAAAAAGAGAAAG TTCATATTTGAAGATCTTCAGAATGGACTTGTGTGA